One part of the Candidatus Manganitrophus noduliformans genome encodes these proteins:
- a CDS encoding hybrid sensor histidine kinase/response regulator: protein MDISLRVLIVGDSREDVESLLVELCRGGYEVTCDRVDTAEGMTNALSETEWDVVIAAYNLPNFSAPAALDLLQKSGFELPFITLSDGVDEDLAVKTMKAGAKDYILKENLRRLVPVVERELRESQVRRERKKMEKELQQSEYRFLQLAENITEVFWMSSTDESGMLYISPAYEKIWGRNYKSLYEQPTTWLDAIHPDDRDRIERAVMTHQLLWIQHGVGSYDEEFRIIRPDGSVRWIRDRAFPIKDESGRICRITGIAEDITECKQAEREREALLAREQKARLEAQEANRLKDEFLAIISDELRIPLNANYGWAQLLGMGGLDPERQQIVLEALEQNARAREHLIRALLDVSHMISGKLRLDLRPLSLVPIIKAAVETVRQTAEAKRIEMKMMLDPSINPVMIDPERLQQVLGNLLSNAIKFTPDKGRIEIFLEQVDPYIQIRVKDYGMGIPSDFLPYMFNRFRRAEGSTKRSQKGLGLGLAIVKHLVELHGGSVLAESPGEGKGATVTVRLPIRDVQRKEDDSEPGRSPAKQEESFGSLPALYNWNLLLVDDEVDVRTLLKIALEGYGIHVTAAASAQEALEILERKRLDLLISDIRMPMDGYVLLEKVREWERQRGISKIPVIALTAFAREDEHERALSAGFQAYLPKQAKPDELITVIAKVINQFTETAS from the coding sequence ATGGACATATCACTTCGAGTATTAATTGTTGGAGATTCGAGGGAAGATGTCGAGTCGCTGTTGGTTGAACTATGCCGTGGCGGCTATGAGGTAACCTGTGACCGGGTGGATACGGCCGAAGGCATGACAAACGCATTGTCTGAAACCGAATGGGACGTTGTGATTGCCGCTTACAACCTGCCGAATTTCAGCGCTCCTGCCGCGTTGGACCTGTTGCAGAAAAGCGGGTTTGAGCTGCCATTCATTACGCTATCCGACGGCGTCGACGAAGATCTTGCTGTGAAGACAATGAAGGCCGGGGCGAAGGATTATATCCTAAAAGAAAATCTTCGGCGCCTGGTTCCTGTCGTCGAGCGAGAGCTGCGTGAGAGCCAAGTGCGTCGCGAGCGCAAAAAAATGGAAAAGGAACTTCAGCAGAGTGAGTACCGTTTTTTGCAATTGGCTGAGAATATCACCGAGGTTTTCTGGATGAGCAGCACCGATGAAAGCGGGATGCTCTATATTAGTCCCGCATATGAGAAGATATGGGGGCGGAACTATAAGAGCCTGTATGAACAGCCGACCACATGGCTGGATGCGATTCATCCGGATGATCGAGACAGGATCGAGAGAGCAGTCATGACCCATCAGCTTTTATGGATCCAGCACGGCGTAGGCTCCTATGATGAGGAGTTCCGGATCATCCGGCCGGATGGCTCGGTTCGCTGGATTCGAGATCGGGCCTTTCCGATTAAGGATGAATCGGGACGGATCTGCAGGATTACCGGAATCGCCGAGGATATCACTGAGTGCAAACAAGCTGAGAGGGAGAGAGAAGCGCTTCTTGCGCGTGAGCAGAAGGCGAGATTGGAAGCCCAGGAAGCGAATCGGCTGAAAGATGAATTCTTAGCGATCATCTCCGATGAATTGCGAATCCCGCTAAATGCCAACTATGGGTGGGCCCAGTTGCTCGGGATGGGAGGACTTGATCCCGAAAGACAGCAGATTGTATTGGAGGCGCTTGAGCAAAATGCAAGGGCGCGGGAGCACCTGATCAGAGCGCTTTTGGATGTCTCACATATGATTTCCGGAAAACTTCGCCTGGATCTCCGTCCATTGAGTTTGGTCCCGATTATTAAGGCCGCCGTTGAGACCGTTCGCCAGACAGCAGAGGCCAAGCGGATTGAGATGAAAATGATGCTCGATCCCTCCATTAATCCTGTCATGATTGATCCCGAGCGGCTGCAACAGGTGCTCGGGAACTTACTCTCCAATGCGATTAAGTTCACCCCCGATAAAGGACGCATCGAGATCTTTTTGGAGCAGGTGGATCCATATATTCAGATTCGTGTCAAAGATTACGGAATGGGTATTCCTTCTGACTTTCTGCCTTATATGTTCAACCGTTTTCGTCGGGCTGAGGGAAGCACCAAAAGATCGCAGAAAGGTTTAGGACTCGGTCTTGCCATCGTGAAACATCTCGTAGAGTTGCACGGCGGAAGCGTCTTGGCTGAAAGTCCGGGAGAGGGGAAGGGGGCAACAGTCACCGTCAGACTTCCGATCCGGGATGTTCAGAGAAAAGAGGATGACTCGGAACCGGGCCGTTCCCCCGCGAAACAGGAGGAATCTTTCGGTAGCCTTCCAGCGCTATATAACTGGAATCTACTTTTGGTCGATGATGAAGTGGATGTACGCACATTGCTGAAGATCGCCCTGGAAGGATATGGCATCCACGTGACGGCGGCCGCCTCGGCTCAGGAGGCATTAGAGATATTGGAGCGGAAGCGGCTCGATCTGCTAATCTCCGATATTCGGATGCCGATGGACGGCTATGTTTTGCTTGAAAAGGTCAGAGAATGGGAGAGGCAACGCGGCATCAGTAAAATTCCAGTGATTGCCCTGACCGCTTTTGCCAGGGAGGATGAGCACGAACGAGCCCTCTCTGCCGGCTTCCAAGCATATCTCCCAAAACAAGCCAAACCGGATGAGCTGATAACCGTCATTGCAAAAGTAATCAATCAGTTTACGGAAACTGCTTCATAG